The genomic region CCATTCGAGTTCAGTTTTGATATATAAGAAGAATTTAATATGTAAATATTGCCGTTCGAATCCGTAACACCTTGGGAAGGAGAAAGCCCACTCAGTTTTTTTTGACATCCACTGAAGGTAGGATAGGAACATCCTAAGATCGTCTGATCCGATCCAGTCGCCAAAAGTTGAAACGATTCGGAATCGAAAGTGACCGCATTGATTGTGGAAGTCGTTAAAACCGAACCGAAAAAAGGAATCTCTACAGATCCTGCTCCCATCCCGTTATGATTTCGGATCAACATCGGCCCGGGTGGATTTCCGTTGTATTGAATCACAATTAGAATTTGAACAGAATCCGGCATCGTAAGATCGATGACTCTTCCCGCGGTGAAATGTTTGAAAGCAATTTGGACCAATTGATTTCCGTTAATTTGAAATCGATATAAATTGAAATCGAAATTATCCGCTACAAGGATCGAGTTATCCACGGGATGAATATGAATCGCTACCGGCTCCCTACCTTGTCCGGGAAGATCAAAGGTATTCAATGGAGTTCCATTTAAATCGAACTTAAAAATACGATCCGTTAGAGTATTGTGATTCACCTCGCTGACGTAGAGATTTCCGGTCGTGTCGATCGCCAAATCGGTGGGAACGGAATCGTCGGGCAAAGTCGTTAGAAGTTCTGTTCCACATTCAGATGTTAAACGAAGTAGATTTCTTCCCGAGAGGGCGTAAATTCGTTCCTTTGTTTTATCCACAATGAGCGTTTTCGGAAAAAGTCCGGGCCAGATTCCGATCAAATCGCGGTTTTCGTTTAATAAAACCACTCCCGCCGAGTCGCCGACCAAAAGATTTTTTCTAAAAACGGCGATCGCTCCCGCTGACGAAAAACCACCATTCAATCTTGCTAATAGAGAATCTCCGCTGTTCGCAGTATTCTTGAGAGTATCCGAACATCCCGCTGAGAAAGATTTCCAACCGTTGTCAAAGAGACTCTGAGGAGTATTTTTATTTTGGTCCGTCAGAGCTTGAACGACATACTGATATGTTTTTTCAGAACTTACGGCCGTATCGATAAAGGAAGTGCCCGAAAGGATTCCCACTTGTTGAAAGGCCGCTTCGTCTGTTGCCTTTCGCATCACTTTGTATTGTTGGGCATTGGCGATCGGCTCCCACGTTATTTCCACTTTATCCGCAAATATCGCATCCGAAGCTGAAACCCAACCTGGAACATCTCCCGTAGGAGGAGTTCCTCCAATCGGCATTACATTCTCTCCGGAGAATGTGGAAGAAAGAAGGCCTACGAGACTGGAAGAATCCGAACCGGGTCCCTGGTTGCATCGGAAGAAACCGAACACCACAAAAAAAAGATTCAGAAAAAGAAGAATACTGTTTCTCATATGCCTATAACCGAATCAAAAAAACAAAGGACTAGGATCCCCTACTTATTATAGATAACATTATAAATTAGGAATCGATTCAATCAAAAATAGAAAATACGATAAAACACAAACCTCTAGAGAACAAACGACAGAGGATCAGGAATCTAAATTATGCCGGAAGGAGCTATATGACAGAACCAAGCTTTGTCTCAAGGAATAGAAACGTAGAATACTTTTTACACTTCAACGAATCGAAGTTAGGTGAAAAGACCGAAAAAAAGAAAACGGATTCAAATTTTCGATTTGGATTTACGAATTATGAGAGCCTTTCTGAAAGATTGAGAACTCGAAGTCGGAATCAATCAAAGTAGTTTCCGGGTCACAAAACACAGGTTTGGTGACAAAAAATCAAAAAAGGATTTTCCATTTTTAGATTTTTTGTGCAAGAACGTTCGCGAGAAAAATTGCAATTCCTATTCTTCCCCCTTCCGTTCATCGTTCATCGTTTAAAAAGATGACTCGAAAGATAAAACCGCAGGAGTTCCCACAGTTTCGAACTTTAGAGAAAATTCCGATTTTATCGCCTACGGATGAGTTCCCACAGTTTTCGAACTTTAGAGAAAATTCTAATTCTATCACCTACGGATGAGTGCCCACAGTTTTTGAACTTTAGAGAAAAGTCTGATTCTATCACCTACGGAGGGAGTTCCCACAGTTTTTGAACTTTAGAGAAAAGTCTGATTTTTTCGCCTACGGAGGGAGTTCCCACATCAAAATTGGAAAAACGCAAAACGAAATCTGCGGGAAAATAAATTCATCACAAGTTCAGGAAAAAAAAAATAAGATCGCCGTACTAAAGAAAAAACCGCTTCGGGAGATTCTGCTTGAAAGAATCTTAAATCGAAACCCAAAGATCGTTTTATATTTTTTTTCGATATAAAGGAATGTCCTAAAACATTCCAATTTTAGAATATTCTAAAACTACGATTTATTAGCGACCATATTCAACTTCAAGATCAGATCGTCCTGAGAAACCATACTTCCTTCCACAACGGAAACTTCTTCTACGATTCCGTCTCCCGGAGCGAGGATATTATTTTCCATCTTCATCGCTTCGACGATCGCAAGAATCGCTCCTTTTTTAACGGATGAACCGGAGGAAACCAAAACTCGAATGACCTTGCCAGGCATCGGGCTCTTAATAAAACCGCCGCTTCCCTCTTCGAGATGGATCTCTCGATTGGAAAGAAGAATTTTCGTATTCCATCCTCTATAGTGAATGAAGATCTGATTTCCTCTTCGAAGAATTCTCCAGTGATTACCGGGACCTGAAAAAAGGCCGTTCCCTTCGCTCTGAAAATTTCTGGAGATCTGAAAGTCGTGAGTTACTCCATCTAACAAGATCGATACGGAAGTGACTCCGGGAGAACTAGAGCGAACTCTTACTGGAATCTCTTCTTCTCTGTGTCTAAAACGAAAATTTTCTTCGATCACCAAAGACCTCCCGGTCCAACCGCTTCCCAAATTCCGGAAGACTTTTTCTTTTCGGAAAGCGCGGCCGCGGCAAACGAGAACGCGTCGGCTTGAATTTCACGATCCGGAGTAAACGCGATCGTTTGTTCCTCCAGAAAATGAGTATGTGTGAGTCCTTTCTTAAATTCTTCATGAGAAAGAATTCCGGAAAGATAGAACGTATTCGTTACCGGTCCAAAAATCACCGTGGAATCGATGGATTCTTTCAAACGAGTCGAGGCTTCTTCTCTCGTCTTCCCCCAGGAAATCATCTTTGCGATCATGGGATCATAAAATATGGTAATCTCCGATCCTGTTTCCACGCCTGTGTCGACCCTGAGAAATTCCCGATCCGGAAATTCAATATATTCTAATATACCTGTGGACGGAAGGAAGTTGTTTTCGGGATCTTCCGCGTAGATTCTTGCTTCGATCGCGTGTCCGTTTGGAACGATCGACTTTCCTTGTGTGAGATCGGTAAGTTTTTTTCCTTCAGCGACTCGGATCTGCCATTCTACGAGATCTTGTCCGGTGATATATTCAGTGACGGGATGTTCTACCTGAAGTCGAGTGTTCATCTCTAAAAAGTAAAACTTTCCGTCTTTTCCAAGGATGAATTCTACGGTTCCCGCGCCGACGTATTGAATCGATTGTGCGGCTTTTACCGCCACTTGACAAATCTCGTCTCGAAGTTTTTCAGGAAGATTCGGAGCGGGAGATTCTTCAATCACCTTTTGGTGTCTTCTCTGGATCGAACATTCCCTTTCAAAAAGGTGCATAACGTTTCCGTGTTTGTCACCAAACACCTGTACTTCGATATGTCGCGGAGTTTCGATGTATTTTTCGATAAAGACGGTTCCGTCTCCGAAAGCCTTTTGCGCTTCCCTCTGCGCGGACTCGAGTGAGGAAAGAAATTCTTCCGGTTTATAAACCCGTTTCATTCCCTTGCCGCCTCCGCCTGCGGTCGCTTTGATCATCAGAGGATACCCGATTCTTTGCGCTTCTTTCTCCAAATTTTTCGGATCTTGATTTTGACCGTTGTATCCCGGAACGACCGGAACCCCGGCGGCTTCCATCTTGATTCTGGAATTGATCTTATCTCCCATCAGCTCCATCGATTCCGGGGTCGGTCCTAAAAATAGAATTCCTTCTTTTTCAAGGGCCTTCGCGAATTCCTGTTTTTCGGATAAGAATCCGTATCCAGGATGAACCGCTTCCGCCTTCGTCTTACGAATGGCTTCGAGTATATTCGGAATATTTAAATAAGAAGAAGAAGGAGTCGGTTCGCCTACATACACCGATTCGTCTGCGAGTTTTACGTGCGGTGAATCCTTGTCCGCATCCGAATAGACCGCTACGGTTTTGATTCCGAGTTTTTTACAAGTGCGTATGACGCGAACCGCGATTTCCCCACGATTGGCGATGAGAAGTTTCGTAATCAAGAG from Leptospira stimsonii harbors:
- a CDS encoding acetyl-CoA carboxylase biotin carboxylase subunit translates to MITKLLIANRGEIAVRVIRTCKKLGIKTVAVYSDADKDSPHVKLADESVYVGEPTPSSSYLNIPNILEAIRKTKAEAVHPGYGFLSEKQEFAKALEKEGILFLGPTPESMELMGDKINSRIKMEAAGVPVVPGYNGQNQDPKNLEKEAQRIGYPLMIKATAGGGGKGMKRVYKPEEFLSSLESAQREAQKAFGDGTVFIEKYIETPRHIEVQVFGDKHGNVMHLFERECSIQRRHQKVIEESPAPNLPEKLRDEICQVAVKAAQSIQYVGAGTVEFILGKDGKFYFLEMNTRLQVEHPVTEYITGQDLVEWQIRVAEGKKLTDLTQGKSIVPNGHAIEARIYAEDPENNFLPSTGILEYIEFPDREFLRVDTGVETGSEITIFYDPMIAKMISWGKTREEASTRLKESIDSTVIFGPVTNTFYLSGILSHEEFKKGLTHTHFLEEQTIAFTPDREIQADAFSFAAAALSEKKKSSGIWEAVGPGGLW
- a CDS encoding acetyl-CoA carboxylase biotin carboxyl carrier protein subunit; this encodes MIEENFRFRHREEEIPVRVRSSSPGVTSVSILLDGVTHDFQISRNFQSEGNGLFSGPGNHWRILRRGNQIFIHYRGWNTKILLSNREIHLEEGSGGFIKSPMPGKVIRVLVSSGSSVKKGAILAIVEAMKMENNILAPGDGIVEEVSVVEGSMVSQDDLILKLNMVANKS